Genomic DNA from Deinococcota bacterium:
TGATCGGTCTCACCCTCGAAGCGCACGGTCTGGCCGCCCTTGCCGGGGCGCACCGCGCCGACGACCTCGGTGCCGTAGGCGATGGCCTTGTCGGTGTGGAACTGGCCCGCGCCGCCGAGGCCCTGCACGATCAGCCTGGTGTCCTTGCCTACGAGGATGCTCACTGTGCCAACTCCACGATCTTCTGCGCGCCGTCCAACATGTCGCTGGCGCTCACGACGTTCAACCCCGACTCGTCGATGATCCTCTTGCCCAGCTCGACGTTGGTGCCCTCGAGCCGGACCACCAGCGGCACCTCGAGGCCGACCTCCTTGACCGCCTCGAGCACGCCGTTGGCGATGGTGTCGCACTTCATGATGCCGCCGAAGATGTTGACGAAGATGCCCCTGACCTGGGGGTCCTTGGTGATGATCTTGAAGGCCGCGGTGACCTTTTCGGCGGTGGCGCCGCCGCCTACGTCGAGAAAGTTGGCGGGCTCGCCGCCCACGTGCTTGATGATGTCCATCGTCGACATTGCCAGGCCTGCGCCGTTCACCATGCAGCCGATGCTGCCGTCCAAGGAGATAAAGGAGAGGTCGTGCTCGCTGGCCTCGAGCTCGGCGGCGTCCTCCTCGGACTCGTCGCGCATGGCGGCGATGTCCGGGTGGCGGTAGAGGGCGTTGGCGTCGAAGCTCATTTTGCCGTCCAAGGCCATCACCCCGCCGTCCTTGGTCACCACCAAGGGGTTGATCTCGATCATGTCGGTGTCGAGCTCGCTAGCAAGCGAAGCCAGCGCCTTTATGAACTTAACGCCGTTCTTGAAGGCCTCGCCCGACAGGCCCAGGCCGAAGGCGAGGCGGGCCGCCTGGAAGTTGGTCAGGCCGACGGCGGGGTCTATAACCTCGCGGAGGATCTTCTCGGGGCTGTGCTCGGCGACCTCCTCGATCTCGGTGCCGCCCTCGGTCGAGGCCATCATCACGCTGCGGCCCATGCCGCGGTCCAAGACCACGCCCAGGTAGAGTTCGCGGCCGATGTTGATGCCCTGCTCGACGTAGAGCCGGTTGACCTCCTTGCCCTCCTCGCCCGTCTGAACGGTCACCAGGGTCGAGCCGAGCATCTTTTCGGCCAGCTCGCGCACCTTGGCCTCGGCGGCGGGAACGCCCTCCTCGAGCCCGTCTAAGACCACGTTGACGCCGGCGAGGCTGGGATGCTCCTTGAAGCGGCCCTTGCCGCGGCCGCCCGCGTGGATCTGCGACTTGACGACGACGACCTTGTTGCCGGTCGCCTCTATGAGCGGGCGCACCGCACTGGCGGCCTCCGCTACCGTGGTCGCTACTTTCCCTTCGGGCACGGCGATGCCGCGAGCCTTCATAAGCTCCTTGGCCTGATACTCGTGAATCTTCAAGTGAACCCTCCGTCTGCTGATCTCGAGGCAACCTGTCTTGCAGGCGTGTTGAAACTGCCCTAGCCTACCGCGATTTGGCGTTGGCCGCCAAGCGCGTCCGCCGAGCCTAGTACACATGGGATCAGGAACGGTCTCGCTCCGGCTCGAGCCTTCCGATCAAGACCTAAGGAAGCAACATCACCTTGCTGCTCTTCCCGTCCATGAGGAGGGCAACACCCTCTTCGAAGCGCTCTAGCGGCAGGGTGTGCGAGATGATGGGCCTGACGTCGAGAAGGCCTCGGAGCAGCATGTTTTCGGTGGTCGTCCAGGTCTTGAACATCTCCCGTCCATGGACCCCTATGACGGTCGCCTCCTTGAACACCACGTCGGCGCCCAGGTCGAGCTCGAGGGGCCTGGAGGGGAGGCCGACCAGAACGACCCTGCCCCCCTTGCGCAGGTAGCGAAAGCCGTCGCGTATGGCCTCTACGCTCCCCGAGGCGTCGATGACGGCGTCGGCGCCGACCCCATCCGTCATCGCCATAATCTCTGCGACCGTGCTCTTCGTGCTGGGGTTGAGCACGTCCGTCGCCCCGAGCGTGGTGGCAAGGGCAAGCCGCTCCTCCGCTATGTCCAGGGCGACGATCGTCGCTGCGCCCATCGCCTTGGCGGCTGCGATGATTCCCAGCCCTATCGGCCCGCAGCCGATGACCACCGCGACGTTTCCACTGACGCCCGCCTGCTGAGCGGCGCGCAGTGAGGTGCCAAGCGGTTCCATCATGGCGCCGATTTCGGGCGGAATGGCTCGTGGGAGTCGGCGGGCGCAGAGCGCAGGGATGAGGGTGTAGTCGGCAAAGCAGCCGTCACGGTGGATGCCGAAGAGAAGCAGGTTCTTGCAGATGTGCTGGAGGCCATTGTCGCACTGATAGCAAGATCCGCAGGGAATATGCGTTTCACCCGCTACGTAGTCGCCGGGGACGACTTCGCTGACCCCCGGGCCGGCTTTGACGACTTCGCCCGAGAACTCGTGGCCCATGATGAAGGGCACACGCTCTACGGTAGCTTGCGCCCAGGCGTTCCAGGCGTACAGGTGAAGGTCGGTGCCGCAGATGGAGGCGGCCTTGACCTTGACGAGCACCTCTCCTTCGCCCGGCTCGGGCACGGGCAGATGTTCGAGCCGGGCCCCAAATCCCGCGCGATGCTTGACGACGGCTCTCATCTCCACGGTCGATGCACGCTCCTTTGTTGAAGAAGGTGAAGATGGCACAGTCACGCACAGTCACTAGGTGTCACTAGGTTTCCCGTCGTGCTCAGCCCATCATTCAGTCCATCATTCAGTCCATCATGATGCCCCCGTCGACATCGCTGATCTCGCCCGTCACCTGCCGCGCCAGCTCGGAAGCCAGAAAGAGGACCATCCCAGCGATGTCTTCGGGTTCCGAAAATCGCCTCAGCGGAATGGATTTCAAGAAGTTCTCCCGCCTTTCGCCGCCAAAATCCTTGAGCATGACTGTGTTGGTCGGCCCGGGGCAGACGGCGTTGACATTGATGCCGTAGGGCCCACCTTCTCGAGCCAGCCCCTTGGTGAGGGCGATGACCCCGCCTTTGGAGGCCGCGTAGACGGTGTTGCCGAAGACGCCTCCGCCTCGCTTGCCCGCGATCGAGGCGACGTTGACGATCTTGCCGTAGCGCTGGGCCATCATGATGGGGAAGACGGCGTGACAGGTGTTGAAGACGCCCTTCAAGTTGACGTCTAGAACCTGATCCCAGTCTTTCTCGGAGCACTCGGTAAAGGGTTTGGAGGAGATGACGCCGGCGTTATTGACGAGAATGTCGATGCGGCCGAAAGCTTGCATCACCTGCGCAGTGGCTTCCTGGACGCCTTGCGTGTCCGTTACGTCGACCTTGAACGCCGCCGCCTCATGGCCCTCGAGCTCGCGTTCGAGCGCTTGCGCCTCTTGGTAGTCGAAGAGCATGACCTTCGCGCCGGCCCTGGCAAAGGTCAGGGCGATGGCCCGGCCGATGCCCTGGCCGGCTCCGGTGATGACCGCTACCTTGCCCCTGAAGTCGAGGCCGTTAAAGTCGGCCGTCATCGTGCTCCTCGACCCTTTCGCGCAGCGCGTTCAGGAACGCTGCGGCTTCGGCGCCGTCGACGACCCGGTGGTCGGCTGCCAAGGTCAGGGTCATCTCGGGCCTGACGCCAAGGCAGCCCTCACCTGCGAAGGGGCGCTGGGACACCGCGCCGATCGCCAGGATGGCGCACTGCGGCGGATTGATGATGGGGTTGAATTGCCGGACCCCGTACATGCCGAGGTTGGTCACGGTAAAGGTGCCGCCGGAGACGTCCGCCAGGCCGAGCCGCCCCTCCCTCGCCCGCGAGGCCAGCGCCCGCAGCTCCCGGTCGATCTCCGTGACCGTCTTGCCGTTCACATTCTTGATGACGGGGACGAGCACCCCTCGCCCGGTGGCCACCGCCACACCCATGTGAACGGAGGGATGAACGTCGATGTGACTCTCCCGCCAAGAGGCGTTGAGGCGCGGCCAGCGCTCCAGCACGTCCGTGACGAGCCTGACGAGAAGCGCGGTGAGCGACGGCTTCTCTCCAGACTCTCCGAGTTCCGCCACTGCGGCCAGCATGCCGCTGGCGTCTACGTCGATGCTCACGTAAAAATGCGGCACGGTCCGCGCGCTCTCCGCCATGCGCTGGGCGATGACGCGCCGCGTCGGCGTCAGCTCCTCCCGCGCGCTTTCTGCCGGGCTCGGCTGCGCCGTGCCGATCTCGGTGGCCTCGAGAGCGGCCTGTACGTCCCGATAGACGATGCGCCCTTGCGGCCCGGTGCCCTTTACCGTGTGGAGGTCGACCCCGTGGTCGCGGGCGAGGCGTCTGGCGCTGGGCGCGGCCTTGAGCGAGGGCTCGGCGCGCTGCGGGTCGCCAGGTCCGGCGGCAGAGGAAGTGGTGGCAGAGGGAATGGCCGTGTGGGGCGCGGTGGTTTCTGCTCCGCTGCGGGCGTCCTTGGCGGGAGGGCTCGAGCCCTCCTCGGCGATCAGCGCCAGCGTTTCCCCGACATCGACCTGTGTGCCCTCTTGGACGACGATCCGTGCCAAGACGCCCGCGGCCGGCGCCTCGAGCTCGACGGCCGCCTTTTCGCTCTCGACCTCCACGAGCGGCTCGCCCTTCTCGACACGCTCGCCTTCCGCCCTGAGCCACTTGAGGACGAGCCCGCCGGCCTCGGAGATGCCGTAGCTCGGCATCGTCAGCTCCGTCATGCTGCCGCGCTCCCCGCCTCCTCGCCGAGCAGCCCCCTCACCTCGGAGACGAGCCGCGCGGCGTCAGGGATGAGGGGCGTTTCCAGGGCGGGCGAGAAGGGAATGGGCACGTGCGGCATGCCGATGGCAAGGACGGGCGCGTCGAGCCAGTCGAAGGCGACCTGACCGATCTGGGCGGCCAGGTCTGCGGCAAAAGAACCCTGCCGGGGCGCCTCGTTGAAGACGACCGCCTTGCGGGTCTTCCTGACGGAGTCCAAGATGGTGTCCAGGTCGAGCGGCACGATCGTGCGCGGGTCGATGACCTCGAGCTCGATACCGGATTCCTCTGAGAGCACCTCGGCCGCCTCGAGCGCCTCTTGCACCATGGCTCCGGTGGCGACCACCGTCACGTCCGCGCCCCGGCGGCGAACCGCAGCCTCGCCGAAGGGGACGGCGTAGTCACCTTCGGGTACAGGACCCTTCGTCTGGTAGAGGCGCTTGTGCTCGAGGAACAAGACCGGGTTGTCGTCACGAATCGCCGTCTTGAGCAAACCCTTGGCGTCGTAGGGCGTCGACGGCATGACCACCTTGACGCCGGGCGCGTGGTAGAACCAGGCCTCCAAGCTCTGCGAATGGGTAGCGCTGCCACCCCCGCCCGCCCCCGTCGCGGTGCGAACGACGAGGGGCACCTTGACCTGGCCGCCCGTCATGTAGTGCAGCTTGGCGCCGAGGTTGACGATCTGGTCCATGGCCAGCGTGGTGAAGTCCACGTACATCAGTTCGACTACCGCCCGGCAACCGCGCACGGCCGCGCCGACGCCCGCGCCGGTAAAGGTGTTTTCCGAGATGGGCGTGTCCCTGACCCGGCCCCCAAACTGCGCGGCGAGCCCGCGGGTGACGCCGTATAGACCGCCCAGAAGCTCCACGTCCTCGCCCAGGCAGATGACGCGCGCGTCGTCGGCCATCTCCTCCCGGAGTGCCTCGTTGAGCGCGGTCACCAGGGTTATTTCCCTCTCGCCGGGCTCAGGAGCTTGCCGGGGGGTGTAGGCAGGTGCGAAGACGCCCGTGGTGGCCTCGCTGGCTTCGGGCCAGGGCGAGGCCAGCGCGAACTGGACTGCTCCCTCGACCCTGCCTCGCACCCGCTCTTGCAGCGCCTCCTCGTCTCCGTCCGTCAGGAGTTCCTTAGCGATGAGGTCCTCGCGCAGCCTGTGCAGGGGGTCACGGCGCCTCCAGGCCTCGACTTCGTCTTTGGGGGCCGGATGCATGCTGGGCGGGAAAACGGTGGCGTGGGCGTCCAGGCGAAAGGTGTCGCAGACGATCAGGCTCGGGCCCTCGCCGGCGCGGGCGCGCGCCACGGCTTCGCCGGCGGCCCGGTGGACCTCCCAAAAGTCGTTGCCGTCCACGTGGTGGCCGGGAATGCCGTAGGCCCGCGCGCGCTCGGCAAGCTGCGGCACCGAGGTCACGGCGCTCGAGCGCACCGTCATGGCGTACTGATTGTTCTCGCAGACGAAGACCACACCGAGCTTCATGGCGGCCGCCATGTTGAGACCTTCGTGAAAGGTGCCCTGGTTGGCGGCGCCGTCGCCAAAAAAGCAGACCGTCACCCGGCCGTCATCCGTGATCTGACTCGCCAGGCCGCTGCCGACGGCCAAGGGAATGCCGCCTCCGACGATGCTGATTGCCCCGAGCATGCCGATACTCAGGTCGATCACGTGCATCTCACCACCCTTGCCTTGACAGTAACCGTCGGCTCTGCCGGCAAACTCCGCCATGGTTCGCCGGAGGTCGCCGCCTTTGGCGAGCAGGTGCCCGTGGCCTCTATGCGTGCTGGTGATGAGGTCGCTCTCGTCAAGTGCAAAGCAGGCGCCTACCGCGACAGCTTCCTGCCCCTGATAGGTGTGGGCGTGGCGTGGAAAGGCGCCCTTGCGAAACTGACGGGCCACCTCCTCCTCGAAGGCTCGAATCTCGCTCATCTTTTCGTAAGCCCGAAGCGCCAGCTCGTTTCGGCCAAGCTCGTGGGACGTCACCATCGTGTGTGGCCCTCCTCTTCGACAAACACATTTCTATGCATCTATGCACCGAATCCGATTGTTGAAGCGAGCATACTTCCTGAAACCTTGGCTCGTCAATGAGCGCGTCTCACCTCGCTGGAAAGCGGCCAAACGGGTTTCGTGGAGCCGGAGGACGCTTGGAAAGCTGAGCCAGTATTGACACGCCCAAGACTTTATAGGTAGGCTGGCGAGTAAGTGGAAACGTAAACGGTGGCGTCTGAAGGGATGAGGTGATAGGCCGCTGATGGTAACGGCATCAACAATAGGAGGCAGCATAGGCTGCCGGTGACGTGCGAGAATATTGTTCCGCAAACCTGGTTTTGCATGCATATGCCGAGACGCTGTGTTCGAAAGGAGATCGAGATGAAAAGGGGCTTGTTTTCGCTGAGTCTTGTCCTCTGCCTAAGCCTGACGAGTGGGGGGTTTGCCCAGGACCAACAGTTTAACTGGATCGTCCAGAGTGTGTTCCCGCTCAACCTGCCTCTTACCGAGAACTCGCTGGTACTCTGGGCCGAAAAGGTCGAGGCGATGAGCAACGGCAGGTTGACAATCCAGGTCCACGGTGCCGGAGAAGTGGTCCCTGCCGCGGGCGTGTTTGAATCTGTTCGTGACGGCGTCCTCGACGCGGGACTCAACACCCCGGCCTGGCAGAAGGGCGAGTTTCCTGCTGGGGACCTCTTTTACACCTTGCCTGGGGGCGTTACGGAGTTCCACGAACTCCTGTTATGGATGTACGGCGGTGGTGGAAAGGAATTGCAGCAGGAGATGTATGGGGACCTTCCCATCGTGGTCTTTCCGCTCGGCTTGACTCCACCCGAATCGGGAATCTGGACGAATAGGCCCATCGAATCCCTAGATGATTTCAGAGGCCTCACGGTCCGTGGAGCCGGCTTGGGCATGGAGCTGTTGCAGGAGCTCGGCGCTTCGGCGATGACCTTGAGCGCCGGCGACACCATCCCGGCCCTGCAGCGGGGCGTCGTCGACGCCGCTGAGTTCGCCGACCCGGGGATGGATTACGGCGTCGGCCTTCACGAAGTGGCCCAGTACCTTGTAGGTCCGCCCATCCACATGGGCCCCAACATGTTCCAGCTGGCTATCAACCGGGACAGGTGGGAGGAACTCCCCGACGACCTCAAGGCCATCGTCGAGGCTGCTGCTCTCGCCGCTACCATGGAAGGCTATGTGGGAGCGTGGATGGAGTCCATCGAGGCTTTCGGGCGGATCGAGGAGTACGGAACGGTCATCCAGAAACTCTCTCCGGAGGAGCAGACCAGAGCTCACGAGTTGGCGCTTGGCATCCTCGAGCGCGAGTCCGCCCGAGACGCCTTCTTCGGGAGGGTCTGGCAGTCGCAAAAGGACTTCCTCGAGTCGTATAGCCCCTACTACAACTTCAGCAGGTTCAACCTCGAGAGGTAGCGCTCTCGTGGGAGCGATCGTTTGAGCGTTTCGGAGTTCGCCTTGTCCAGGGAAGTTGCTGTTTCCCTGGACCTTATGGCAACTGCCCTTCAAAGTGTCGCAAACTTGAATGGGTTTGAGGGTATGCGCGAACCCCGTTCTCGCTGCGCTCGGAGCATGCGCACTTATCAAGCGCAAAAGCGGCGCTTGATAAGGCACTTGGTTTAGTTACTGGAATTGTGTCCTGGAGCCCGCCGTGATGAAAGTGTTCAAGTCTGTCGAGTGGATCATCGAAAAGCTCGGGATTCTCGGCGCCTGGGTCGCCCTTCCGCTGACGGCGGTGGTGATCTATCAGGTGGTCATGCGCTACGTCTTTCACTCCCCGCCCATCTGGGGCTATGACGTATCCTGGATGCTCTTCAGCGTCATGTTCTTGCTCGGTGGCGGCTACACCCTGATGCACGACAGACACGTCCGCGTGGACATCCTCTTTCGGCTCTTGCCCCCCAGGTGGCAGGCCTTTGTCGAAGCGCTGTTTTTCGCGGTGATGTTCTGCCCGATCATGTACGTGCTGGCTTGGCAGGGTGTGCAGTACGCCTCGAGGTCGTGGGCTAGCGGCGAGTTCCTGTCGACCACACTCTGGCGCTTTCCCGCCGCCCCCATCAAGACGCTCATTCCCATCGCCTTCGTGCTCCTCGGCGTGCAGGGTTTCATCGTGCTCATAAGGCGGCTAAACTATCTTGCCAGGGGAGAAGCGTCGTGAGTTCGGAAGCGCTCGCTATCGTCATGCTTGCAGCGCTCATCGTGATGGTGCTCAGCGGCATTCGACTTGCCTTTGCCATGATGTTTTTGGCCGTGGTCTTCGGCTTCGTCTTTCGCGGGCAGACCATCTTGGCGCTCTTCATGCAGAGCATTTTCGGGGTCATGCAAAACGAGGTCCTCATCGCCGTGCCACTTTTCGTGCTGATGGGCAACCTGCTCACCAAGAGCGGCGCCGCCGACAAGCTCTTCAGCACCATGTACGAGCTCTTCGGGCCGATCCGCGGTGGGCTTGCGATAACCACCATCATCATCAGCACCATCTTCGCGGCCGGCACGGGCATCATCGCGGCTTCGGTGACGACCATGGCTCTGATGGCGCTGCCCACCATGATCCGCAGGGGCTACGACCACGGCCTGGCGACGGGGGTCGTCTGCGCCGGCGGGACGCTTGGCATCCTCATCCCGCCGAGCGTGATGCTCGTCATCCTCGGGCCGATGGTCGGCGTTTCCGTAGCCAGCCTCTTTGCCGGTGCGATCATGCCCGGCCTCCTCCTGGCGTTTTTCTATCTCGTCTACGTGGTTGTGAAGTGCTGGCTACAGCCGTCGGCGGGGCCGGCCATTCCGCTCGAGGAGAGGGTGAGCGACAAGGGGCAGCTCCTGCTCAAGGCTTTTTTGTACCTGCTGCCTATCCTGGCTTTGCTCATGGCCGTCCTGGGCTCGATCCTGCTGGGCATCGCCACCCCCACCGAGGCCTCGGCGGTCGGTGTACTCGGCGCTGGCCTCATCGCCGCCCTCTACCGCAGCCTGAGCCTTGAAGCGCTCAAGGATGCGGTTCTCGATACCGTGCAGGTATCTTCCATGGTCTTCTTCGTGATTATCGGCGCCGCCATGTTCACCGCCGTCTTCCTCTTCATGGGTGGGGGCAGGGTGATCAGCAGCTTTGTCATGGATATGGGCCTGAGCAGGTGGGCCATTCTCGCGCTCATCATGCTACTCGTCTTTGCCCTAGGGATGGTCTTGGACTGGATTGGCATACTCTTTATCGTCATTCCTATCTTCACACCGATCGCCGCGCAGCTTGGTTTCGACCCGCTCTACTTCACGCTGCTCGTGGCGGTGAATTTGCAGATGTCGTTTTTGACTCCGCCCTTTGCCTACTCCATCTTTTTCGTCAAGGGCGTCGCCCCGCCCGAAGTGAAAACGACCTCCATCTACCGGGGCGTCATTCCCTTCGTCTTACTTCAGGCTGTAGTGCTCTTTTTGTGCGTCGCCTACCCGCAGCTCTTGCTGTGGCTGCCCAACCGCACCTAGGGGCTCTGACGCGCAGGCGGCACCTCTTTTTGTTTTCAAGGGAGCTTCAAGATGAACGACCTGAACGCGTACCGGACGATGGTGCGCATCCGCGCTTTCGAGGAGAAGGCCGAGACGCTCTTTCTGGCCGGCAAGCTGCCGGGCTTCGTGCACCTGTCGATAGGCCAGGAGGCCGTGGCGGTGGGCGTCTGTTCGCAGCTCAGGCGCAGCGACTACATCACCTCGACGCACCGCGGCCACGGCCACGCCATCGCCAAGGGTATGCCGGTCGAGTCGATGTTTTTGGAGCTCTTCGGCCGGGCGGCGGGGGCATGCCGCGGCAAGGGCGGCTCGATGCACATCTTCGACTATTCGGTGGGGATGCTGGGGGCCAACGGCGTGGTGGCGGCGGGCCTTGCCATCGCCGCCGGCGCCGCCCTGGCGACCAAGCTGGCGGGCCGCGACGGTGTCGCCGTGGCCTTTTTCGGTGACGGCGCGACCAACCGCGGCACCTTCCACGAAAGCCTGAATCTGGCACAGGTCTGGTCGCTCCCGGTCCTCTTCGTGGTCGAGCAAAACGGCTACGCCTCGACCACACCCTATGACGACACGCATGCCTACCGCTCCACCGCCGACTTTGCCCGGGGCTACGGGATGGAGGTTGCGCGGGTTGACGGCAACAACGTCGGGGCTGTCTCGGAGGCGGCCGGAACGCTCATGTCGCACGCGCGGGCGGGCGCAGGGCCGGGCTTGCTCGAGGCCGTCACCTACCGGATCAAGGGGCACTACATCGGTGATCCCGAGAAGTACAGGACGCGCGACGAGGTGAAGAGCGCTCAGGCTGCCGACCCCATCGCGCGCTGTCGCGCCAGGCTGCTCGAGGGCGGCGTGGCCGAGACGGAGCTTCAGGAGATCGAAGCCGAGGAGCGCGCGCGGGTGGAGGCCGCGGCCCAGGCGGCCGCGGCGGCGCCCCTCCCCGAGCCTGCCTCGGCGCTCACCGACCTGTACGCGGAGGCGCCGTGATGGAGGCGAGGACGACGGACACCCAGACGACGGGTGTGAAGTCGAGGGTCATCAACCTCGCCCAGGCGACCCTGGAGGCGATGGACGAGGAGATGGCCCGCGACGAGAGCGTCTTTCTCATGGGCGAGGACATCGCGCGCCAGGGCGGTATCTTCGGGCAGTTCAAGGGCTTGCCCGATAAGTATGGCCTGGAGCGCGTGCGCGACACGCCTATCTCCGAGTCGGTCCTGGTCGGCACGGCTCTCGGCGCTGCGCTCGCCGGGGCGCGCCCGGTCTTCGACATGCACTTTTCCGACTTTGCCCTGGTGGCGATGGACGAACTGGCCTCGCAGATCGCCAAGATCCGCTACATGTCGGGCGGGCAGCTCAAGGTACCCCTGGTCATCCGCATGCCCGACGGTGCGGTTCGCTCGGCGGCGGCGCAGCACTCGCAGTCGCTCGAGGCGCTCTACCTGCACCTTCCGGGCCTGCGCGTGGTGGCGCCCTCGAACCCGGCTGACGCCAAGGGCCTGCTCAAAACGGCCATCCGCTCGGACGACCCGGTCCTCTACCTCGAGCACAAGGCCATGTATACGGTAAAGGGCGAGGTGCCCGAGGGTGAGTACCTCGTGCCGCTGGGCAAGGCGGCCCTCAGCCGAGAGGGCTGCGACGTGACGGTCATCAGCTATTCGCTGACCCTGCAGAAGTCGCTCAAGGCGGCCGACGCGCTGGCGCAGGAGGGCGTCGAGGTCGAGGTCGTCGACCTGCGCAGCCTGAACCCGCTCGACTGGGAGACGGTGACGGCCTCGGTCGCCAAGACCGGCCGCGCGGTGGTCGCCCACGAGGCCTGGCGCTTCTTGGGGCTTGGCGCGGAAGTCGCCGCGACGCTCCACGAGCGCCTCTTCGACAGGCTCGAGGCAGCCGTGGCGCGGGTGGGAGCCAAGCACGTGCCTATCCCCTTCTCGCCGCCCCTGGAGGCCTTCGTGATTCCGCAGGTGGACGACATTACCGCAGCCATCCGGGAGGTTCTCGGGTGATCCGCCCGGTCGTCATGCCTCAGCTTGGTCTGACCATGGAGGAGGGCACCTTTGTGGGCTTTGCGGTGAGCGTCGGCAGCAGGATAGAGCCTGGCGAGGACCTGCTCGAGGTCGAGACCGACAAGGCCTCGAGCACGGTCCAGGCGACGGAGGCGGGCTACCTGCGTGCGGTGGTGGCGGAGGTGGGCAAGCCGTATCCCGTTGGCGCGGTCCTGGGCTACCTGAGCGACAGTCCTGACGAGCCGCTCGAGGTTTAGGGCGAAGCTAACCTTTGAGGCGCTCGAGGTCGGGCCGGGGCCGGGCGGTGCGCGGGTCCCGCTCGAGCACCTGCTCGAGCGCGTGCGCTGCGTCGAGCACGAACTTGTCGGCGCCAGCCGGCCCGCAAAGCTGCAGGGCGAAGGGGGTGCCGGTCGGCTCAAGCCCACAGGGAATGGAGACGCAGGGATGCCCGGTCAGGGTGAGCGCATAGGTTGGTGCCAGCCAATCGAAGTAGGTCTCGAGCTCGGCGCCGTCGATGCGACTGACGTAAAGCTCTTCGAGCGGAAAAGGCGGCACCGAGACGGTCGGGCAGATGAGCAGGTCGACATCCTCGAAAAAGTCTTGAAAGGCGCGGTAGATTCGTGTCTGCTCGCTGTGGCCGCGGGCTACGTCGGTGGCGGACATGGCCAGGCCCTGCTCGACGTTGGCGACGATGTTGGCCCCGAGCTTGTCGCGCTGCTCGCGGTAGCGCTCGCCGTGCGCGGCCAGGAACTCGAGGGCGCGCGTGGCGGCAAACGCTTCGGTGGCGCCTCGCA
This window encodes:
- a CDS encoding succinate--CoA ligase subunit alpha — its product is MSILVGKDTRLIVQGLGGAGQFHTDKAIAYGTEVVGAVRPGKGGQTVRFEGETD
- the sucC gene encoding ADP-forming succinate--CoA ligase subunit beta; the encoded protein is MKIHEYQAKELMKARGIAVPEGKVATTVAEAASAVRPLIEATGNKVVVVKSQIHAGGRGKGRFKEHPSLAGVNVVLDGLEEGVPAAEAKVRELAEKMLGSTLVTVQTGEEGKEVNRLYVEQGINIGRELYLGVVLDRGMGRSVMMASTEGGTEIEEVAEHSPEKILREVIDPAVGLTNFQAARLAFGLGLSGEAFKNGVKFIKALASLASELDTDMIEINPLVVTKDGGVMALDGKMSFDANALYRHPDIAAMRDESEEDAAELEASEHDLSFISLDGSIGCMVNGAGLAMSTMDIIKHVGGEPANFLDVGGGATAEKVTAAFKIITKDPQVRGIFVNIFGGIMKCDTIANGVLEAVKEVGLEVPLVVRLEGTNVELGKRIIDESGLNVVSASDMLDGAQKIVELAQ
- a CDS encoding alcohol dehydrogenase catalytic domain-containing protein; protein product: MRAVVKHRAGFGARLEHLPVPEPGEGEVLVKVKAASICGTDLHLYAWNAWAQATVERVPFIMGHEFSGEVVKAGPGVSEVVPGDYVAGETHIPCGSCYQCDNGLQHICKNLLLFGIHRDGCFADYTLIPALCARRLPRAIPPEIGAMMEPLGTSLRAAQQAGVSGNVAVVIGCGPIGLGIIAAAKAMGAATIVALDIAEERLALATTLGATDVLNPSTKSTVAEIMAMTDGVGADAVIDASGSVEAIRDGFRYLRKGGRVVLVGLPSRPLELDLGADVVFKEATVIGVHGREMFKTWTTTENMLLRGLLDVRPIISHTLPLERFEEGVALLMDGKSSKVMLLP
- a CDS encoding SDR family oxidoreductase, yielding MTADFNGLDFRGKVAVITGAGQGIGRAIALTFARAGAKVMLFDYQEAQALERELEGHEAAAFKVDVTDTQGVQEATAQVMQAFGRIDILVNNAGVISSKPFTECSEKDWDQVLDVNLKGVFNTCHAVFPIMMAQRYGKIVNVASIAGKRGGGVFGNTVYAASKGGVIALTKGLAREGGPYGINVNAVCPGPTNTVMLKDFGGERRENFLKSIPLRRFSEPEDIAGMVLFLASELARQVTGEISDVDGGIMMD
- a CDS encoding 2-oxo acid dehydrogenase subunit E2; translated protein: MTELTMPSYGISEAGGLVLKWLRAEGERVEKGEPLVEVESEKAAVELEAPAAGVLARIVVQEGTQVDVGETLALIAEEGSSPPAKDARSGAETTAPHTAIPSATTSSAAGPGDPQRAEPSLKAAPSARRLARDHGVDLHTVKGTGPQGRIVYRDVQAALEATEIGTAQPSPAESAREELTPTRRVIAQRMAESARTVPHFYVSIDVDASGMLAAVAELGESGEKPSLTALLVRLVTDVLERWPRLNASWRESHIDVHPSVHMGVAVATGRGVLVPVIKNVNGKTVTEIDRELRALASRAREGRLGLADVSGGTFTVTNLGMYGVRQFNPIINPPQCAILAIGAVSQRPFAGEGCLGVRPEMTLTLAADHRVVDGAEAAAFLNALRERVEEHDDGRL
- a CDS encoding dehydrogenase E1 component subunit alpha/beta, with protein sequence MVTSHELGRNELALRAYEKMSEIRAFEEEVARQFRKGAFPRHAHTYQGQEAVAVGACFALDESDLITSTHRGHGHLLAKGGDLRRTMAEFAGRADGYCQGKGGEMHVIDLSIGMLGAISIVGGGIPLAVGSGLASQITDDGRVTVCFFGDGAANQGTFHEGLNMAAAMKLGVVFVCENNQYAMTVRSSAVTSVPQLAERARAYGIPGHHVDGNDFWEVHRAAGEAVARARAGEGPSLIVCDTFRLDAHATVFPPSMHPAPKDEVEAWRRRDPLHRLREDLIAKELLTDGDEEALQERVRGRVEGAVQFALASPWPEASEATTGVFAPAYTPRQAPEPGEREITLVTALNEALREEMADDARVICLGEDVELLGGLYGVTRGLAAQFGGRVRDTPISENTFTGAGVGAAVRGCRAVVELMYVDFTTLAMDQIVNLGAKLHYMTGGQVKVPLVVRTATGAGGGGSATHSQSLEAWFYHAPGVKVVMPSTPYDAKGLLKTAIRDDNPVLFLEHKRLYQTKGPVPEGDYAVPFGEAAVRRRGADVTVVATGAMVQEALEAAEVLSEESGIELEVIDPRTIVPLDLDTILDSVRKTRKAVVFNEAPRQGSFAADLAAQIGQVAFDWLDAPVLAIGMPHVPIPFSPALETPLIPDAARLVSEVRGLLGEEAGSAAA
- the dctP gene encoding TRAP transporter substrate-binding protein DctP is translated as MKRGLFSLSLVLCLSLTSGGFAQDQQFNWIVQSVFPLNLPLTENSLVLWAEKVEAMSNGRLTIQVHGAGEVVPAAGVFESVRDGVLDAGLNTPAWQKGEFPAGDLFYTLPGGVTEFHELLLWMYGGGGKELQQEMYGDLPIVVFPLGLTPPESGIWTNRPIESLDDFRGLTVRGAGLGMELLQELGASAMTLSAGDTIPALQRGVVDAAEFADPGMDYGVGLHEVAQYLVGPPIHMGPNMFQLAINRDRWEELPDDLKAIVEAAALAATMEGYVGAWMESIEAFGRIEEYGTVIQKLSPEEQTRAHELALGILERESARDAFFGRVWQSQKDFLESYSPYYNFSRFNLER